The nucleotide window GGGTGCTTCAGTTATATCAGCATCTGCGGTTAAATAACGATAAGACAGTCTTTGGTACCATGGTCTATCTAAACGATTGGAAGCTTGATTCATCAGATCATTTATTTTTTCAATCAATAAAAAGCTTAAAACTTCAGTTGTTCCTGCGGCAAGTACGGTCGCACCTATGGTTACGGCATTTGACCCTAAAGTAACCCCACCGGCGACTTGAAAGCCATACCGACTGCCCATAAAGACAAGTCTACCAACATATGTTCCAGGTATCATACTTACAGCGATTTGACTTGTAAGGCTAAGAGCTCCATGCGCTTGATCTTGAGAGAAAACCGGGTAAGCGCTAGGGTCAATTAAGACCCAGCCATCATCAATAATATGAATACAATCTATGCCTTTAGCATCAACGGTATGCAGGTGCCCGTTTTTGTCATAATAGCTGCGTGTTCTATGGTTATAAATGTCCATATTATTGAATAAATAATACGTGTCTTCAGCTTCCTCAAGCTTAATGTAAGGGCACAGTAGATAAAGCTGATATTCAGGGTAGTCTCGGTGCGGTTCACGATGAATATAGTAGGGTTCTTGCTGATCTTGTCCAGAATACATGCCTGATTGAGAAAATTGAAATTCTTGAATGAACTCTGGAGGCAAAGATTCAGCGTCATGGTTTTGCGCATAGGCATGGCCTAATAAACAATACACTTGAAATATGAACAGTAGCCATCTCATTGTATAAAATACATACCATAATTATGCGATGCATTAAAGTGTTTTTTATGTCTTGACAAGGTGCTTGTTGAAGCGATAAACAATGTCGCAATATGTTACTTAGACAAATTGTAGGGATTGTTTTTTTACTTTTTTGCTCAACAAAAACGGTCTTTGCGCAAAATCAAGAACAGCTCAATCGTAAAAAGCTAGAGTTGCTAAATTATGTCAAAGAAAAAGTTCATCCTCAGCTTGAGCAAGCCATAATAGAGTCCGAAGAAAGTGCTGATTCACGTTGGAAAATATTTGGTGCTGGTTCTCTTAGCGTTGGTGGTTTTATTGTTTTACGCCATCAAATGGTTTTGAAATCTTTAAATAGTAAAATGAATAGTTTATTGCAAGACCAACAGCGTTTAGATCTGCAAATTGCACAACAAAGAAGAAATGCTGCCAGTACAATCAATGAAATGCGGGTGGCAAGAGCACAAGCCAGATCAGGTGTTGTTTTAAACGGGGTTTTTAATTCAGAGGGAGTAACGGTTCCTCCGCATCAACAGTTGGATGGGCTGACACGGCAACTGTCAAATGTTGATGAAGCTGGTTTGAATAACTGGTGGGGTTTGTTGCGGGAGCAAAGAGCGCTTGAAACACGGGTAGATGTTATGTCCAGAGCTGGACAAACGGTATCAACGGCAGAGCTTGATGACGTTATTGAAAAAATTACAAAGCTCGAGAATGAATTGTTTGCAAACGGTCAGCGTAATGTTGCCATAGAAGTTCAAAAAATTAGAGCCGACTCGCAAAGACTCCAACAATTATTAAACGATGCAAAAGCAAATCTCAATGAAGCCAATTTAAGAGCCTCTGCTATTTCAGATGAGGTGGGTCACTTAAGAACTAGCATTAAAGCTCATAATTTACGGTACATCCGTATTGGCGCTATTGCTATGGGTGCTTTGACAGCTTTGGGCTATGCCGGCAATATGTATTGGATCTACGAGCGATACAAAGATTATTTTGGTCAAACGCTCAGTGCCCAGAAGCTTTCATCGTCTTCCAGTTACACACAGAAACAAAACACCCTTTATCTTATGGCTAAAAACCATATTATAGGTAGTAGCTACCAAGATTGCCCAGAACAAGATTATGCTTGGGTGCATGAAAACTTGCGAGATGAAGAGGAAGTAGAGCATGTGCAAGATTGGATCGATGCCATGTATGCAGTGTGTTTACAGCTAAGTCTGATGGATGAAACAGCCTGTAAAACCTCAGGCTCTTGATCTTACTCTATAAAATTAAAGTTGTTTTGCTATATCCTGAGCAGCGTAAGTAAGAATGCCACTGCAGCCAGCTCTTTTTAAGGCAATGAGGCTTTCTAACATACAGGCCTGGTCATCCAAATAGCCTTTTTCTGCCGCAGCTTTGAGCATGCTATACTCCCCGCTGACATGATAGGCAAAGGTTGGTACTTTAAATGTCGTTTGTACTCTATGAATAATATCCAAGTATGGAAGACCGGGTTTAACCATAACCATATCTGCGCCTTCTTTTAAATCTTGTTCCACTTCATCTAGAGCTTCTAGGGCATTGGCTGGATTTTGTTGGTAAGTGCGTTTATCGGTTTTTAAATTGGACTTTGAACCCACCGCATCTCTAAAAGGGCCATAAAAAGCAGAAGCATATTTTGCAGCATAAGACATGATCAGCGTGTTATGAAACTGAGCATGTTCAAGGGTATTGCGAATAGCCTTGATACGGCCATCCATCATGTCCGAGGGACCTAAAATATCACAACCTGCTTGCGCTTGCACCAAGGCTTGTTGGCTTAAAATTTCAACCGTTTCATCGTTATCAATATTGCCTTGAGCATCCAAGATTCCATCATGACCGTGCGTGGTGTAGGGATCTAAAGCCACATCGCACATGATGCCTAAATTAGGGCAAGTAACCTTAACAGCCGCAACCGCTCTGCAAATTAAATTGTTGGGATTTGTGGCTTCAATGCCGTCATCGGTTTTTAAACTTGGATCGATTTTGGGAAACAAGGCAATGCAGGGAATGCCCAGGTCTTGGGCCTCTTTGGCTTTTTTAACCAAGAGATCAATGCTGTACCTAAAAACACCGGGCATGCTGTTGATGGCTTCTTGTTTGTTTGTGCCATCAATAACAAAGCATGGCCAAATAAAGTCTTGGGCGGATAAGGATGTTTCAGCCACCAAGTCACGTAGCCATGAGCTTTTTCTGAGTCTGCGCATGCGATTAAGAGGAAAATCTGCTTTGTACATACTTAAGGTCTCCTAAGCAAAGTTACCAGAGAGTTGTTCGCCCCCAAGAATATGAAAGTGTAGATGAGGGACACTTTGTCCACCATGTTGTCCAATGTTGTTGACCACTCTGTATCCTGTTTCAGATAGCCCCAAATCGGAAGCTATTTTAGGGATTTGTAACATCATGTGGGCAATTAAATTTTGATGATCTTGGGTTAAGTCATTGAGTGAAGGAATGGCTAACTTGGGGATGAGTAGGGCATGCACTTTTGCCTGCGGTGCAACATCTTTGATGCAGATACAGCGTTCATCTTCATAAAGAACGGTGGATGGAAGTTCTTTGGCTATAATTTTTTCAAACAAAGTCATGACTTGAAAATAGCATGATTTCACTGATCCCCAAAACATTGCCGCATTCAGAATAAAAAACTAGGATTGCGTTGAGTCATGGAGATGAAAATGTTATGCATACGCTATGAGTGAAAAGCAATACTGCAAGCCGAGTCAAGAAACATTAAAAGAAACTTTAGATTCTGAAAGTTATCAAGTCACACAAAACAATGGCACAGAAAGAGCCTTTGCCAATCAATATTGGGATCACAAAGAGCCTGGTATTTATGTCGATGTTGTTTCTGGAGAGCCCTTGTTTTCATCCTTGGATAAATACGATTCAGGCTCGGGTTGGCCAAGTTTTACGCGTCCTGTGGAAAAAAACAACATCGTTGAAAAAGAAGACAGAAAATTATTCATGAAGCGTACAGAAGTTCGCTCAAAACATGCTGATTCGCATTTAGGGCATGTTTTTCCAGATGGACCGGCACCCACGGGCATGCGTTATTGTATTAATTCAGCAGCGTTGAGATTTGTGCCAGTCAAGGATTTAGAAAAAGAAGGTTACGCAGAGTTTAAGTCTTTATTTGAGGGGGAGCATACAATGAAAAAGGTTCAAAAAGATACAGCAATTTTAGCAGGAGGCTGTTTTTGGGGTGTTGAACAGTTAATTAGACAATTAGAGGGTGTTTTAAGCACAGAAGTTGGCTATACGGGTGGAGATCTAGAAAACCCAAAATATGAGCAAGTAAAAACGGGTAATACAGGGCATGCCGAAGCTATAAAAATTGAGTTTGACCCGAGTAAAATTAGTTTTGAACAGATTTTAGAGTTCTTTTTTAAAATGCATGATCCTACTACCCTCAATCAGCAAGGCAATGATGTGGGAAGTCAGTATCGATCCGCAATATTTTATCAAAATGAAGAGCAACGAAAAACTGCGCAAGATGTGATTGCTAAAGTTGAAGAATCTGGTTTTTGGTCCAAACCTATTGTGACCGAAGTTGTTGAACAAAGGCCGTTTTATTCAGCTGAGGATTATCATCAAGATTATTTGCAAAAAAATCCTGGTGGCTATACCTGTCACTTTGTAAGACAATAAAGCCTGCGTCTATAGAGTCCAGTGGTATTTTTTTGCTCACTCTAATTATGATGTAACTGTTTAAAATTATTGATTTAAAATGCTCTATTGTTTGGCATAACCTATGCAATATTTAGTGGCATGAGAAAAATTAAGGAAGTTTGCCGTAACGACAATAAAAAACTAACAAGAAAATTAAGAATACTGAGTGTGGTGTTATGTTTAATTTTTGCTTTAAACAATTCGGTTAAAGCCAAAACATTAGCGGTCAGTGAAGATTTTAAAGTATCCATTGACTCTATTACGGATGGAAATATTGACCAAGCCTTAATGCGCTTTGTGGGGTCGGAACAGTGTTCTACTGAAGTGTTAAAAGTAAGACATGAGCTCGATCAAGAGCAAATAGCTCTTGCAGTAGATGCAGCAGAAAACGGACCTCTTTTAGATGAGAATGCTGAAACACTCAATCTTGAGAGCAAAACCATACATGCCTTAAAACAGTGTGCTGAAAATTTAAACATTTCCTTAGCCGCCGTATTGGAAATGTATGTCTTGGCCAATGGCTAGTTTTATACAGCACTGATCTTATCTAAAAACTTTCCGGCAATACAAATAACACTAGGCTTTGGCTTGCTGTTGCCGCCATCAGGCCAATGACTTGTTGGCTTATCAAGCTCTTGTGTCATTTCACCGGGATGTTGTACAGAAAGGAATAAGGTCTTTCCATCAGGGCTGAATTTTGGACCGGTAAACTCAGCATCTATTGGCGCTGAAGCAACTTGAATGGGCATCCCTGCTTGCGGACCTTCTTTTAAAACCACAAACAAGCCATTGTTACCAAAGGCTTTATAATCACCTTTACCTACTTTATGGCCCGAAATATCGGTCGTAAACCAAAGGTTGCCTTTGGGATCAAACTCAATATTATCTGGACAAGCAAAACCTGTTTTTTCTCCACCTGCAATAAACGTTTCATGTTTAAAGCTTAAGGAAAGGGGGTCATTATTGTCCTCTGTCATTTTTAGAATGGAACCGTGGGGGTTGTTGGTCTGACCATTTTTTGTCAGTGCAATATAAATATTACCGTCTTGATCTAACTCAACATCTTCTGGTCTATCTTGTGGGGTGGCACCAATCATTCTGGCAGCCTCTCGAGCATGAATTAAAATATCCAATTGGCTTTTGTAGCTTTGTTTTAGTTTGGTATTATTTAAGGTTAAAGGGAGCCATTGATTGTTATTGGTATCTGCAACATACAAGGTTCCTGTTTCAAGACTGTTGGTTTTGTCAGCAATAAACTTATAGATAAATTCATTTTCTTTATCGTCACCCATATAAACCACTGGACGACCATCTTTGGCTTGAGTGACAGTAGCGCTTTCGTGGGCAAATCGACCTAAACTGGTTAGCTTTTTGCCTGGATCTGAGCTCAAAGGGTCAATTTCAACCACCCAGCCATAATGTTCAGGGGGATAAGCATAGATGTCTTCCCATTGTGATGCATAGTAAGGGTTGTCTTTATTGATTTTTCCTGTTTTTGGATCTCGCTCACCATAATAATCTTGATAGTTTTCCTCACAGCTTAAAAAAGTATTCCATGGAGTTTTTCCACCGGCGCAGTTGCCTAAAGTACCAACTGCATGCGTACGATTAAGAATGGCTTGACCACCCGCAAAAGGAATTTTAGTTTGTGCATCTATACGACGGTTGTATGGGTATGACGTGTCCACTTTCCATTGTCCGTGTTTGACTTGATCTGCTTTAAATAAAGAGCAGCCTACACTTTGTTGTTCTTTATCTGCTTGCGTTTTTGTTTTTTTACCTTGTAAGTAACCGCTGACATATTTGTCATTGGGGTACTCATTGTTAACCATAAAAAACAGACTTTTATTGTTTTTACTTAAGGGTACATAGTTGATGTAATCACAGTTAAAACCAAAACTATGGGTTTTTGAAATGGGATCTCCCCATGAGACCAGGACAGAATAACGTAAGTCTTCAACAAGTCTAACGTCATCTTTTAAGCTTGGGGCTAAATTTTTAATAGGGGCAGCAACTTTGGGAGACTTCATGCATGATGCTGGCAAAACACTAAAACCTGATAGTAATGCAGAGTTTTTGCCTATAAATTGTAAAAACTGTCTTCTGTTCCATTCTTTATGCAAGTTCATGTCTAACGTATTATCGTACTGAGACCAAGAGATCAAAATAACTTACATTTCACGGTTTGATTTTAAGGGCTTTAGAAAAGCTTAGTGACAGCTATCAGGGCATTGATCATAAAGTAGAATCAATAAACTAAAGTTTAAAAAAAAATTGAATATGATAAGACAGCGTAAGGTTTAAGCTTGTATTCATTTTTATAGAAAAAAGAGAGTTGTTTATGGCATTGACAGAATCACAAATGATAGGTTTAGGACAACATCTTCCTGAGTTTAGCTTATTGAACGTGGTGTCCAATAAGTATCTAACTAAGAGTGATGTGAAAGATAGGCCTGTGCTGATTATGTTTATTTGTAATCACTGCCCCTATGTTAAGCATGTCTGGCATGAATTTTCTCGCTTGGAAAAAGACTATCAAGACAAAGGTTTAGTGATACTCGCGGTTAACGCAAATGATATTGAAAACTATCCTCAAGATGGACCAGAAAATATGCAGCAATTGCATCGTGATATGCAATGGTCTTTCCCATTTTTATTGGATGAGGAGCAAAGTTTTGCAAAAGCTTTGCATGCTGCATGTACACCTGACTTTTATGTTTTTGATGCAAAGCATGCATTACAGTATCGAGGACAATTAGATGATAGCAGGCCAGGGAATCCAACTAAAGTTAGTGGTCAAGATATACGAAAAGCATTAGATCGTATTTTGCAGGGTAAACCTGTAGATTGGGAACAAAAGCCCAGTATTGGATGCAACATCAAATGGAAAAAAGGCAATGAACCAGAGTATTTTTAATGGTTGATCCTTTGAGGAATAAAACATGAAAAAAAATAAATTAACAAAGATTCTATTGGGTGTGATTGGCTTTTTTGTACTGCTGTATGCCATCATTTTGATTTTACCTAAAAAGAGTTTAATTAGTAAAATAGAGCAACAGGTTTATCAAGCTAGCAATTTAAAACTTTCCATAGGTAATATAAGTCCGGCCTTATTTGGCATTTCTCTGGATAATGTGTCCTTACAAGCGGAAGACAAAGACAAACTTTATATAAGTCTTGAGCATGCAAAATTTAAAATAAAGCTTTTGCCTTTATTTTCCAAAAAAGTGGTGTTTTCAAAAATTCTACTGGACTCACCCCAGGTAAACTATGATCTAAGCTATAAATATCAATCTCCGGATGAAGATAGCAAAGACACCACTGCAGCGATAGAAAAAGAGGGTGCTATTAACTTTGAGTTAAGTCAATTGCTAATCAATAATATGAAAATTAAAGTGCATGAAGAAAATTCATTGTTGTTTACAACACATTTGGCCAAGCAAAGTTATGTCATAAAGACTCAAGGTTTGGATGTTTTTGCAATATCAGGTCATGCAGACTTTGATGAGTTGCTTTACCAAACTGCCTACGGATATTTTGGACGCGGTTTAGAGCCTAAACTGGATATAGATCTGATATACGACAATAAAAATCAGAACGCTACACTAAAGCAGTTGATGCTTGAGAGTGAGTCGATCAAAGCTGAAATGCAGGGAACATTTGAAATGCAAAATGAACCACGCTACAAGTTTAATTTGAATGCCAAGAGTGGAGAGTTAAAGCAAATTTTAGCATTTTTGCCGTCAAAAATATTTAGCGATCAGTCCATGAAATCCAGTGACGGTCAATTAATACTTGAGGCATCCTATGACGGTGGGAGCGACTACAGCAATGCTGACTTTATGGCTAAGCTTAAATTGACTGATGGTGTTGCACGCTATAAAAAAGATATTAAAGATATTGTTCTTGATCTGGATATCGACAGTCAATCTATCACACTCAACGCACTCAAAGCCAAAACCGATAAAAGTATGATTGATATGAAAGCAAAAATTAGCAATTATCTTAATGGTATTGAAAAAAGCCCAGTGGCTGTTTCAGCTCAATACAACTTAGACTTTGATGAGTTAAAGCAAATAGAGATGTACCCACCT belongs to bacterium and includes:
- a CDS encoding histidine triad nucleotide-binding protein codes for the protein MKSCYFQVMTLFEKIIAKELPSTVLYEDERCICIKDVAPQAKVHALLIPKLAIPSLNDLTQDHQNLIAHMMLQIPKIASDLGLSETGYRVVNNIGQHGGQSVPHLHFHILGGEQLSGNFA
- a CDS encoding DUF839 domain-containing protein, which gives rise to MNLHKEWNRRQFLQFIGKNSALLSGFSVLPASCMKSPKVAAPIKNLAPSLKDDVRLVEDLRYSVLVSWGDPISKTHSFGFNCDYINYVPLSKNNKSLFFMVNNEYPNDKYVSGYLQGKKTKTQADKEQQSVGCSLFKADQVKHGQWKVDTSYPYNRRIDAQTKIPFAGGQAILNRTHAVGTLGNCAGGKTPWNTFLSCEENYQDYYGERDPKTGKINKDNPYYASQWEDIYAYPPEHYGWVVEIDPLSSDPGKKLTSLGRFAHESATVTQAKDGRPVVYMGDDKENEFIYKFIADKTNSLETGTLYVADTNNNQWLPLTLNNTKLKQSYKSQLDILIHAREAARMIGATPQDRPEDVELDQDGNIYIALTKNGQTNNPHGSILKMTEDNNDPLSLSFKHETFIAGGEKTGFACPDNIEFDPKGNLWFTTDISGHKVGKGDYKAFGNNGLFVVLKEGPQAGMPIQVASAPIDAEFTGPKFSPDGKTLFLSVQHPGEMTQELDKPTSHWPDGGNSKPKPSVICIAGKFLDKISAV
- the hemB gene encoding porphobilinogen synthase, whose product is MYKADFPLNRMRRLRKSSWLRDLVAETSLSAQDFIWPCFVIDGTNKQEAINSMPGVFRYSIDLLVKKAKEAQDLGIPCIALFPKIDPSLKTDDGIEATNPNNLICRAVAAVKVTCPNLGIMCDVALDPYTTHGHDGILDAQGNIDNDETVEILSQQALVQAQAGCDILGPSDMMDGRIKAIRNTLEHAQFHNTLIMSYAAKYASAFYGPFRDAVGSKSNLKTDKRTYQQNPANALEALDEVEQDLKEGADMVMVKPGLPYLDIIHRVQTTFKVPTFAYHVSGEYSMLKAAAEKGYLDDQACMLESLIALKRAGCSGILTYAAQDIAKQL
- a CDS encoding bifunctional methionine sulfoxide reductase B/A protein, with product MSEKQYCKPSQETLKETLDSESYQVTQNNGTERAFANQYWDHKEPGIYVDVVSGEPLFSSLDKYDSGSGWPSFTRPVEKNNIVEKEDRKLFMKRTEVRSKHADSHLGHVFPDGPAPTGMRYCINSAALRFVPVKDLEKEGYAEFKSLFEGEHTMKKVQKDTAILAGGCFWGVEQLIRQLEGVLSTEVGYTGGDLENPKYEQVKTGNTGHAEAIKIEFDPSKISFEQILEFFFKMHDPTTLNQQGNDVGSQYRSAIFYQNEEQRKTAQDVIAKVEESGFWSKPIVTEVVEQRPFYSAEDYHQDYLQKNPGGYTCHFVRQ
- a CDS encoding thioredoxin family protein, with the translated sequence MALTESQMIGLGQHLPEFSLLNVVSNKYLTKSDVKDRPVLIMFICNHCPYVKHVWHEFSRLEKDYQDKGLVILAVNANDIENYPQDGPENMQQLHRDMQWSFPFLLDEEQSFAKALHAACTPDFYVFDAKHALQYRGQLDDSRPGNPTKVSGQDIRKALDRILQGKPVDWEQKPSIGCNIKWKKGNEPEYF